TTTGTTTCTTTGAAACTAATTTCTTAAATTCAATATCGGTTAAAAGATGGGTATAGTATCCGAATAGAAATGACTTCTCTTTCCTATCATTCACTTCCTTATCTAAATATGCATTATAGAACTTATCTGCAAATATATTCTTTTTCCCTTTATCACTCCAATGCGAAACTTCTGTAGGAGGTTCAAACTTACTCCAATCTTCGTTAGGCATTCCACAATCAGGTCCGATATTTCCTACTAAAAAACTTTCTTCATCAAAATCATAACCTCTATTTAATAATCCTTCAGCAATTCTTATATGTAATCCCCATGTAGCCATAATCCATACCCCCTATTTTTATCTACTATATACAGCCGTTTTCAATTCTCTTATGTACGACTCCATCTTAGGTAAATTAGTTTTTCTTGCATGTTCTATTGATAATTCTATATTATAGGATACTCTTTGAAATTGAATTGAAAAATTTGATCTTATTTTATCATTCAGCTCACCCTCCATAATAACATATGAAGCCATTGTAATGTGATCACATGGATTACCAACACTTCCTACATTAAACAATATTCTACCTTTACCCATTGTTTCAATGAATGTGCTATGAATATCTCCATATCCTACCATATCTGCCTTAATACTATCGGTTTCTATACTTTTTATCCTTGGAATATCAAACATTTCTTCCTTTTCTTCAATTGAACTATTTTTGAATATTCTCTTAAATACATTATGTGGATGAGCATGAAAAAGTCTTAAATATCTTCCACTTATATAAAAACCTATAACTTCAGGTAAATCTCGTAAATAATTTAATCTTTGTTTTCCGATTTGTTGCCTGTACCAACTAACATCTCCTGCTTTATCATTATTAGCTAAGTACTTGTCCCAATTTCCAGCTATAATAGTATCACATTTTTCTTTGCAAATATCTATCACTTCTAAAGAATTAGGACCTTTGCCAACCAAATCACCTAAACATATAACTTTTTCAATTGATCGTTTCTTAATATCTTTTAATACTGATTCTAGAGCTGGTAAATTACCATGTATATCTGAAATTATAGCTATTTTTTGCATTATAACTCCTTCCATAACATACTACATTGCTTTATACTATAAGTAATTATTGCCTTGACCAATTCTGAATTTCTACAAAATTCCCTTCTGGATCTTTTGCATACACCACGGTTAGTAATCCAATTCCATCATAATCCTTTTTTACAATTTCTCCGATTTGAGATCCTCCATGCTTTAATAAATTCTCTAGCACTTCTTCAACTGAATCAACATGAAATGCAATATGAGTGAAGCCCTTGCAATTAATTGATTGTGTTCTTTCGTTCTTATCTTCTGGCTTATACTCAAATATCTCAAGTGTTGGACCCTCTTCACTTCCAGGAAGACGTAAATGTATACCTGTCACCCTGACACCGTCTATTTCTGTCAGTCTATCAATCCATTCACCAGACAGATCTCTTTCTGGTAGAACTGGTTCGCAATTGAATACTTCACAGTAAAACTCTGCAAGTTTTTTCCAATCCTCCGCAATTATGTTAGTGTGGATGTATTTAATATTATTATCATTCATAATTATTTTTTAATTCCCCTTTCAAATGTACTTATAATAATTATAATATCACATAACGTTTAGGTGTAAAATTTCTATATAGATGCTTCATCTATCCTTTTATCCCATAGGAAATAAGTGTACACGATGGCTTTAATATATACACTGAATCTTTATTATCTATTACATGGTCACATATACTTGAATGACCATCAGCAAAAAGTTCAGCTTCTCCTTTTGTAAGACCTCTATTAACAAGGTTAGTAGTCATTTTTTCTTTGTCCTCATTTAATAACCGTTTTTTCCAGTCCCATGCTGTAGTTATTTCGTTATATTCCTTAGTATGTTTATCACTATCACCATAAGGATTGATAAATTTCACTCTATCATTAAGACGGACATCTACATTCTTCAACCCTAGTTCTTGCATATATATTGGTATCTTTATACCAACTCTATAATCTCTACCACCATTATTTAATTCGTGCCTATACATTTTTCTGTATAATGATGTCATTCCAGTGCCTATATAATCAAAATCGCTAAAATATTGGATGGTCTTTTCAATCTCTAAATCACCTTCCATACAGATTACCATACCACCTTCTGTAACTGAATTGATTATTTTACCGAGGATGTCTTTGGCATTAGGAAGGTTTATCAATCTTCCATACTTTGTCTACAAGAAATTTAATATAATCATCATTACACCATCCACTACGGATGGATTTTAAAAACTCTAACTTATTATTCCAATAAGAGTCATTCATGCTCTACCTCCAGTAACTATGTTCAATTGCTGTTCCAACATCTCTACTAATTTTTCTCATCTTCAGTTAAACATTGTATACCTATCAATAAATTATCTTCGCTATTATTGATAGTATATTTTCTATTATTTCTATACTCTATTAATGGTATGTTTGTTATATTATACCATTCTTTAATTAGATTTGTTGCATCATCTTTTTGTAACATAGTATTATCTGTTTGAATTATTGCAATCAGATAAGGTGAAATTTTATTATCCCAATCTACCTCTTCTATATTATTAATTATTATTGTTATATTAATTATTTGCTCCGAATTGTAAACACAAATAAACTGAATGTGCTCCTCTTTATCTAAATATATACTTGAATATGTTTTCTCTTCTACATTCAAACCATCGGGAATATATAGCCCATTTTCCATTAGATTATTATGCAAGTTTTGAAGAAAAGCTTCTGGTTCATCATGAAGCGGTAATTGATTATATAAACTAGTCAAACCTTTCTCTATACCATTATAATTGTTAATATTAATATATGGTACCACAAGTACTATGCTTGTATAAATAAATACTATAATTACTAAAATCAATGATGATATAATTATATTTTTAGATACCTTATTTGATAAGGAAAATTTCCATGTTATCGGATAATTTATAGTTGGTATATCTTTTATATCGCCTAATTTATTTTTGTCCTTTGAATTAAACTTGATTGTGTTTAACAACTTATCAAATTTTTTTTGGATCTTCTCATCAGGTAGTTTTTCAAGAACCCACTCATATAAGCATAATAATTGAATATATCCTGACTTCTTATTTTTCTTTCTTATATGTTTGTTAAATAATGCTTCTTCAATGTTATTTATATGAAGTAATACATCATTAAAATCAGACTGCTCACCAGTATGTTTATAACTATATGTAAAAATTCTAGTCAATA
The window above is part of the Vallitalea guaymasensis genome. Proteins encoded here:
- a CDS encoding metallophosphoesterase family protein — translated: MQKIAIISDIHGNLPALESVLKDIKKRSIEKVICLGDLVGKGPNSLEVIDICKEKCDTIIAGNWDKYLANNDKAGDVSWYRQQIGKQRLNYLRDLPEVIGFYISGRYLRLFHAHPHNVFKRIFKNSSIEEKEEMFDIPRIKSIETDSIKADMVGYGDIHSTFIETMGKGRILFNVGSVGNPCDHITMASYVIMEGELNDKIRSNFSIQFQRVSYNIELSIEHARKTNLPKMESYIRELKTAVYSR
- a CDS encoding VOC family protein, with translation MNDNNIKYIHTNIIAEDWKKLAEFYCEVFNCEPVLPERDLSGEWIDRLTEIDGVRVTGIHLRLPGSEEGPTLEIFEYKPEDKNERTQSINCKGFTHIAFHVDSVEEVLENLLKHGGSQIGEIVKKDYDGIGLLTVVYAKDPEGNFVEIQNWSRQ